In the genome of Cercospora beticola chromosome 2, complete sequence, one region contains:
- a CDS encoding uncharacterized protein (CAZy:GH43~CAZy:CBM91), which translates to MDIAPPATMNEFTRVALLLSSLWTISTEALNSTFYNPVLPGWNSDPTCTQVNGTFLCATSTFDAFPGLPIYASNDLINWKLISHAWNREEQLPGIGERTLDQQAGMYAPTLRYHDGEFYIICTYLYNRVNGSVGTLFRTSDPFDNAAWSQPILFDAPSIDPDLFWDDDGKLYMAYAGIGLAELNAETGELTEGIRIWNGTGGVYPEGPHIYKKNGWYYLLIAEGGTQLNHMVTIARSRNITGPYEGFENNPILSNANTTEYFQTVGHADLFQDQNGKWWGSGLATRSGPEWEIYPMGRETVLYAASWDGDWPVLDPVRGVMTGWPLPSSSKVLPASGPYTWEPETLNFAPGSSLPASFYTWRYPPSTLTFQISAPGRENTLRILPSRANLTGSSESPELSGLQGIAFVSRKQEHTLFTFAVDLSFNPQRPGQEAGITAFLTQQQHIDLSVRHAKSSRRHESRQLVLRTYADSANLTSNLKTIPLPSSWSKSTAIRLQIHTANDTSYVFSAWPADNANERLIVGSVSARILSGGTGPITGTLLGAFATCNGGNGRNNTCADAGGEAYFSNWSYTGAAQKVAASEFVPSVALHGAI; encoded by the exons ATGGACATAGCTCCACCCGCAACAATGAACGAATTTACACGCGTAGCACTGCTGCTTAGCAGCTTATGGACAATTTCCACGGAAGCACTCAACTCCACATTCTACAATCCAGTTCTACCAGGCTGGAACTCAGATCCAACATGCACACAAGTAAACGGTACCTTTCTCTGCGCCACAAGCACATTCGATGCCTTCCCAGGTCTACCCATCTATGCAAGCAATGATCTGATCAATTGGAAGCTGATCAGCCATGCTTGGAACCGAGAAGAACAACTACCAGGTATCGGAGAACGAACGCTCGACCAGCAAGCCGGGATGTACGCTCCTACGCTGAGATACCACGACGGAGAGTTTTACATCATCTGCACTTACTTGTACAATCGCGTGAATGGGAGTGTTGGGACACTATTCAGGACTTCCGATCCTTTCGACAATGCAGCGTGGTCTCAGCCAATTCTGTTCGATGCTCCTTCCATCGATCCAGATCTCTTTTGGGACGATGACGGCAAGCTGTATATGGCGTACGCGGGCATTGGTCTGGCAGAACTCAATGCTGAGACTGGGGAGCTCACAGAGGGAATCAGGATCTGGAATGGCACCGGAGGCGTGTATCCAGAGGGTCCTCACATCTACAAGAAGAATGGGTGGTATTATCTCTTGATTGCAGAAGGAGGTACACAGCTCAATCATATGGTGACTATCGCTCGGTCGCGAAACATCACTGGGCCATACGAGGGTTTTGAGAACAATCCCATTCTGTCGAATGCCAATACGACCGAGTATTTCCAAACAGTCGGTCATGCAGATTTATTCCAGGACCAGAATGGGAAATGGTGGGGCTCAGGACTTGCCACGAGATCCGGGCCGGAGTGGGAGATATACCCTATGGGGCGCGAG ACTGTCCTTTATGCTGCTTCCTGGGACGGCGACTGGCCAGTCCTAGATCCTGTGCGGGGTGTGATGACCGGCTGGCCTCTTCCTTCATCTTCAAAAGTGCTGCCAGCATCTGGCCCATACACCTGGGAGCCAGAGACTCTGAACTTCGCTCCCGGTAGTTCTCTTCCAGCGAGTTTCTATACTTGGAGATACCCTCCATCCACCTTGACTTTCCAAATCTCAGCTCCGGGACGCGAAAACACTTTGAGAATCCTCCCATCGCGTGCCAACTTGACAGGTTCGTCCGAGTCACCTGAACTATCTGGTCTGCAAGGAATTGCCTTTGTGTCAAGAAAGCAAGAACACACTCTCTTCACCTTTGCGGTGGATCTGAGCTTCAATCCCCAAAGACCTGGCCAAGAAGCCGGCATCACGGCTTTCTTgacgcaacagcagcatatTGACCTTAGCGTGAGGCATGCCAAAAGCTCGAGAAGGCATGAGAGTCGGCAGCTCGTCTTGCGCACATATGCCGATTCTGCCAATTTGACATCGAACCTCAAAACAATACCACTGCCAAGCTCTTGGTCGAAATCTACTGCCATTAGGCTACAGATCCACACGGCAAACGACACCAGCTACGTATTTTCAGCGTGGCCGGCAGACAATGCCAACGAGCGACTGATTGTAGGCTCCGTTTCAGCGAGAATTCTTTCCGGCGGCACAGGTCCAATTACAGGCACTCTGCTAGGCGCCTTTGCAACCTGTAATGGCGGGAATGGCAGAAATAATACATGTGCGGATGCTGGTGGCGAAGCGTACTTCAGTAATTGGAGTTATACTGGTGCTGCGCAGAAGGTTGCTGCTTCTGAGTTTGTGCCATCTGTGGCGTTGCATGGAGCAATCTAG